Proteins encoded in a region of the Tumebacillus sp. BK434 genome:
- the fliD gene encoding flagellar filament capping protein FliD, whose product MSISGLGSLGGLVSGMETKTLIEKLMLIEAQPLVKMQQQQKKTELRKGLYQEINSTLLKLRSKVEALADQQKVLAKKLTSSDEKVVTAKMANAGQIVSGDYSINVTQLATAWTAKSANITSFANPTTKELGWSGTFQIKYADSTATQISKDITIEASDRLTDIAAKINSALENSTANKSMKVKATVVDNTLIFNTTETGAASTVQILNDTSGIFGAGKLGMTNGNTTAASFTSAVAGLNSEFTVNGVNIVRTKNTGLTDVIMGVDLTLLKQGEPTVSLKASADLEASQKVIQEFVDTYNSTMELLNARMNEQSVPDAKSDTLLSKGLLRGDSALSSIQSSLREITGKAFTGSEMFKTLNSIGITVDMSDKGVAGKLTIDSTKLQDALTRNPNEVMKIFFVDSNANDKLDVNDDRVGNGLAGMMYSKLFMLTDSTKVTYGRTSGSKGLVPSRMELMDSQIKGFTDRMESFNRRLEMRRKTLEAQFTSMEMMMQRSNSAAGFMMARMGAQ is encoded by the coding sequence GCAACAGCAGCAAAAAAAGACGGAATTACGCAAGGGATTGTACCAAGAGATCAACTCCACACTGCTTAAACTTCGTTCGAAAGTTGAAGCGCTTGCAGACCAGCAAAAAGTACTTGCCAAAAAACTGACCTCTTCCGATGAAAAAGTCGTTACCGCTAAGATGGCAAATGCGGGGCAGATCGTTTCGGGTGACTACAGCATCAACGTAACTCAGTTGGCGACCGCATGGACTGCAAAGTCGGCGAATATCACCTCATTTGCCAACCCAACAACGAAAGAGCTAGGCTGGTCCGGGACCTTCCAGATCAAATATGCGGACAGCACCGCCACTCAGATTTCCAAGGATATCACCATTGAAGCCTCCGACCGTCTGACCGACATCGCGGCGAAAATCAACTCCGCCTTGGAAAACAGCACCGCGAACAAATCGATGAAAGTAAAGGCAACGGTCGTCGATAATACCTTGATATTTAACACCACCGAGACCGGAGCAGCAAGCACAGTGCAGATTTTAAACGATACGTCAGGGATATTTGGTGCTGGCAAACTCGGGATGACAAACGGCAACACGACAGCCGCATCTTTCACGAGTGCAGTGGCTGGTCTGAACTCCGAGTTTACGGTCAATGGCGTCAATATCGTACGAACCAAGAATACTGGTTTGACCGATGTAATCATGGGTGTTGATCTCACGTTACTGAAACAGGGAGAGCCAACAGTATCGTTAAAAGCATCGGCAGACCTGGAAGCATCCCAAAAGGTGATTCAGGAATTTGTAGATACGTATAACAGCACAATGGAACTTCTGAATGCACGGATGAATGAACAGTCGGTACCGGATGCAAAGTCTGATACATTGCTCAGCAAGGGTCTGCTTCGCGGCGACTCGGCGCTTTCTTCGATCCAATCATCTCTGCGGGAGATCACGGGTAAAGCATTCACCGGTAGCGAGATGTTTAAAACACTCAATTCAATCGGGATTACAGTAGATATGTCTGACAAAGGCGTGGCCGGGAAACTGACAATTGATAGCACCAAGCTTCAGGATGCTTTGACAAGAAACCCCAATGAAGTCATGAAAATTTTCTTCGTCGACAGCAACGCCAACGATAAGCTAGACGTTAACGACGATAGAGTGGGGAATGGCTTGGCTGGTATGATGTACAGTAAACTATTCATGCTCACTGACTCGACTAAAGTTACTTATGGAAGAACTTCGGGATCCAAAGGTCTCGTTCCAAGTCGAATGGAATTAATGGATAGTCAGATTAAAGGGTTCACCGATCGCATGGAGTCGTTTAACCGTCGATTGGAAATGCGTCGGAAAACTTTAGAAGCACAATTTACTTCTATGGAAATGATGATGCAGCGAAGCAATTCAGCCGCAGGGTTCATGATGGCGCGAATGGGTGCCCAGTAA
- a CDS encoding Rrf2 family transcriptional regulator, with translation MRTIIQESLIKVLQERHSCYANPINSQTLSVALNITPSYVREQMSVLQKQQLVAVRRGPKGGYYLMPTVKPLCLQIDDITMEHQAASFGTVYPDLVKRLNEEEKVIVEMSLNGVNVLPDGVFDVPSEKVELVVIRTKTMEEFALDLIETAEEYLPKLTNGMIQIASQFHAGREQEAHALLAEAIEGLEWADSCFAGLGQWAATKGNHELLVVSGTYQNQIVSVSFAMEQQNITDLADLLEYELAVTTEEGLKCLQVLRDLIKS, from the coding sequence GTGCGAACCATTATTCAAGAGAGCCTCATAAAAGTGTTGCAGGAGCGACACTCTTGTTATGCGAATCCGATTAATTCCCAAACCCTCAGTGTTGCGTTAAATATTACTCCTTCCTACGTTAGGGAGCAGATGAGCGTTTTGCAAAAGCAGCAACTCGTTGCAGTTAGAAGGGGACCAAAAGGAGGATATTACCTTATGCCAACAGTGAAACCATTGTGTCTGCAAATTGATGACATTACGATGGAACATCAAGCTGCATCGTTTGGCACTGTGTACCCAGATCTGGTCAAACGATTGAATGAGGAAGAAAAAGTCATCGTGGAGATGTCGTTAAACGGAGTGAACGTGCTTCCCGATGGAGTATTTGATGTGCCGTCTGAAAAGGTAGAACTAGTCGTGATTCGCACAAAAACGATGGAGGAGTTTGCTTTAGATTTGATTGAAACCGCAGAAGAATACTTGCCGAAATTAACAAACGGTATGATTCAGATTGCCAGTCAGTTTCATGCAGGACGAGAACAAGAAGCGCATGCGTTGCTGGCTGAAGCGATCGAAGGTTTAGAATGGGCAGATTCCTGCTTTGCTGGTCTTGGACAGTGGGCTGCAACGAAGGGCAATCATGAATTACTTGTTGTCTCCGGTACCTACCAAAACCAAATTGTATCGGTAAGTTTTGCAATGGAGCAGCAAAACATCACTGATCTTGCGGATTTACTCGAATATGAGTTAGCTGTGACGACGGAAGAAGGTCTCAAGTGCCTGCAGGTGCTTCGTGATCTAATCAAAAGCTAG
- a CDS encoding 6-hydroxymethylpterin diphosphokinase MptE-like protein produces MNPTLELMKIREENMRELRASRSLLFESLFSMQLDEQNMTVRVEASKAGMPTLYLSRGEAAGLFHSRYQPLVEAERWAAAHTDKNAKNLAFFGFGLGYQIRALREAIGADKGIIVLEPSWEVFDTALGAVDLRDLLKDENLHLIIGGTARQLARQMGALAGQKMFEMDWLEWPAFRRFYGNEYLEEFSKELSRSMRDARLDQNTVLYFQREWPRNILYNLPAILKNPGINALQNKFNKKPAIIVSAGPSLSKNVEMLHEIKDKAVILCVDTAYRVLQTKGIQPDLIFSLDGSELNYRHFTGVRPEGIPLVMVPNVHHKIIEEYGQRVFSANIFDMLVSEVVKQIEPKGLLSVSGSVATLAFSTACRMGCDPVIFIGQDLAYPGGQAYSKGTMFETMTKTVENGFMMRHVEGIDGMPVLTDAQLDSFRVWFEVQIEEYEAGRTFVDATEGGAKIHGTEIMTLREAVDRYCTESFDIQGVIEKVSERRSDDLNPSIMALRTMSRTLYQIRRLAKLALIKNQELRELYKLRRLRAGKVAFISAMLDRIEEHIKRLNGEKWLDAPMQHLLLVVTRGRLAQAPENETDHAKAMRVTENAKLLYQGMVQTAEELKDHVEVALRRLETETIQGEKLR; encoded by the coding sequence ATGAATCCAACCCTTGAACTGATGAAGATCCGGGAGGAGAACATGAGGGAGTTACGCGCATCGCGTTCGCTCTTGTTTGAGTCCTTATTTTCGATGCAGTTGGACGAACAGAACATGACAGTCCGTGTAGAAGCGAGCAAAGCCGGCATGCCGACATTGTATTTGTCACGTGGGGAGGCCGCCGGACTGTTTCACAGTCGTTATCAGCCGCTAGTGGAAGCAGAGCGTTGGGCAGCTGCACACACAGATAAGAATGCAAAGAATCTTGCCTTTTTTGGGTTTGGACTTGGGTATCAGATCCGAGCGTTGAGGGAAGCAATTGGTGCAGATAAAGGCATCATTGTTCTCGAACCATCTTGGGAAGTGTTTGATACTGCATTGGGAGCCGTCGATCTTCGCGATCTGTTAAAAGATGAAAACCTCCACCTGATCATCGGAGGTACTGCGCGTCAACTTGCACGTCAAATGGGTGCGCTTGCCGGTCAGAAGATGTTCGAGATGGATTGGCTAGAATGGCCGGCATTCCGCCGTTTTTACGGAAATGAGTATCTGGAAGAGTTTTCAAAAGAGTTGTCGCGTTCGATGCGGGATGCGCGACTCGATCAGAATACGGTACTTTACTTTCAACGCGAATGGCCGCGCAATATTCTGTACAACCTGCCGGCAATCTTAAAAAATCCGGGCATCAACGCTCTTCAAAACAAGTTCAATAAGAAGCCCGCGATCATAGTGTCAGCAGGTCCCTCACTTTCTAAAAATGTGGAAATGCTTCATGAGATAAAAGATAAAGCTGTCATCTTGTGCGTAGATACCGCGTACCGCGTTTTGCAGACAAAAGGGATCCAACCTGACCTGATTTTCTCACTGGACGGTTCAGAATTAAATTATCGTCATTTTACAGGTGTCAGACCGGAAGGCATTCCTCTGGTCATGGTACCAAACGTGCATCATAAAATCATTGAGGAATACGGGCAGCGTGTCTTTAGTGCCAACATATTTGACATGCTGGTCTCTGAAGTGGTCAAACAGATTGAACCAAAGGGACTGCTCAGTGTGTCAGGATCGGTGGCAACGTTAGCGTTTAGCACCGCTTGTCGCATGGGATGTGATCCTGTCATCTTTATCGGTCAAGATCTTGCCTATCCAGGAGGACAAGCTTACTCAAAGGGTACGATGTTTGAGACAATGACTAAGACCGTAGAGAATGGCTTCATGATGCGTCATGTTGAAGGAATCGACGGAATGCCTGTTTTGACAGATGCGCAGCTTGACTCATTCCGAGTATGGTTCGAAGTTCAGATTGAAGAATACGAAGCGGGAAGAACTTTTGTCGATGCCACGGAAGGCGGCGCCAAGATACATGGGACTGAAATCATGACGTTGCGTGAAGCCGTTGACCGTTATTGCACCGAGAGTTTTGATATTCAGGGCGTGATAGAGAAAGTTTCAGAACGACGAAGCGACGATCTCAACCCGAGCATTATGGCACTGCGTACCATGAGCCGTACGCTTTATCAGATTAGACGCCTCGCGAAACTCGCACTGATCAAAAATCAAGAACTGCGTGAACTTTACAAGTTGCGTCGTTTGCGTGCGGGTAAGGTGGCATTCATCAGCGCCATGCTGGACCGAATAGAAGAACATATCAAACGGCTTAATGGAGAGAAGTGGCTGGATGCTCCCATGCAACACCTTTTGCTAGTCGTTACCAGAGGAAGACTTGCTCAGGCTCCTGAAAATGAGACCGATCATGCTAAAGCCATGCGGGTGACCGAGAATGCGAAGTTACTCTATCAAGGGATGGTGCAAACTGCAGAAGAGCTGAAAGATCATGTGGAAGTTGCGCTACGTCGTCTGGAGACAGAAACCATACAGGGAGAGAAACTACGATGA
- the fliS gene encoding flagellar export chaperone FliS, whose protein sequence is MINNPYQKYQNQSVQTATPERLLLMLFEGAIRFCKEAMIGVDQNNFQLANEKNIRVQNIINELIVTLDREKGGEVAVNLLSIYNYINQRLIEANLKKDKTILEEVLSHLTELHQAFNEAAQVVRAQSGRTGDQA, encoded by the coding sequence ATGATTAACAATCCGTATCAAAAATATCAAAACCAATCGGTACAGACGGCAACACCGGAACGTCTTCTGCTGATGCTGTTTGAAGGTGCGATCCGCTTTTGCAAAGAAGCGATGATTGGAGTAGATCAGAACAATTTCCAACTTGCAAATGAAAAGAACATTCGTGTGCAAAACATCATTAACGAGTTGATCGTGACTCTCGACAGAGAAAAGGGCGGGGAAGTGGCAGTGAACTTACTGTCGATTTATAACTATATTAACCAGCGCCTGATCGAAGCGAATTTAAAGAAAGATAAGACGATCTTGGAAGAAGTGCTCTCCCATCTCACAGAGTTGCATCAAGCCTTTAACGAGGCTGCACAGGTTGTCCGTGCGCAAAGCGGCCGCACTGGCGATCAGGCATGA
- a CDS encoding NAD-dependent 4,6-dehydratase LegB, with product MDLNNKKILVTGADGFIGSHLTEELVRRGHDVRAFVYYNSFNSWGWLDHSPQAIRGSLDVFAGDIRDPYGVKQAMQGCDVVLHLAALIAIPYSYHSPDTYVDTNVKGTLNIVQAARELGVQKVVHTSTSEVYGTARFVPITEEHPLQGQSPYSASKIGADQMAMSFYSSFDTPVSIIRPFNTYGPRQSARAIIPTVITQIANGKRTLKLGSLHPTRDFNYVKDTVDGFIAVAESDRSVGEVINIGSNFEISIGETVELIAEVMGAKVEIETEAARLRPEKSEVERLWAANAKAKELLGWQPKYGGREGFKRGLLETAEWFTNPDHLKGYKADLYNI from the coding sequence GTGGATTTGAACAACAAAAAGATTCTGGTGACCGGTGCGGACGGCTTTATCGGCTCCCACCTCACCGAAGAGTTGGTGCGGCGCGGCCATGATGTGCGCGCGTTTGTTTACTACAACTCGTTTAACTCGTGGGGATGGCTTGACCACTCTCCGCAAGCGATTCGGGGGAGCCTCGATGTTTTTGCGGGTGACATCCGCGACCCGTACGGGGTGAAGCAGGCGATGCAAGGCTGTGATGTCGTCTTGCATCTGGCGGCCTTGATCGCCATTCCCTACTCGTACCATTCGCCGGACACCTATGTGGACACCAACGTCAAAGGCACGTTGAACATCGTGCAGGCAGCCCGCGAACTGGGTGTGCAAAAAGTTGTCCACACCTCGACGTCCGAAGTGTACGGCACGGCAAGATTCGTCCCGATCACCGAAGAGCATCCGCTGCAAGGGCAGTCGCCGTACTCGGCGAGCAAGATCGGGGCCGATCAGATGGCGATGTCGTTCTACAGTTCCTTTGACACGCCGGTCTCGATCATCCGACCGTTCAACACCTACGGCCCGCGTCAGTCGGCCCGCGCGATCATCCCGACGGTGATCACGCAGATTGCCAATGGCAAGCGCACGCTGAAGCTCGGCTCGCTGCACCCGACCCGCGATTTCAACTATGTGAAAGACACGGTCGACGGGTTCATCGCCGTCGCCGAGTCGGACCGGTCGGTCGGCGAAGTGATCAACATCGGCAGCAACTTCGAGATCTCGATCGGCGAGACGGTGGAACTGATCGCCGAAGTGATGGGCGCGAAGGTGGAGATCGAGACGGAAGCGGCGCGCCTGCGCCCGGAAAAGTCGGAAGTCGAGCGCCTCTGGGCAGCCAACGCGAAAGCAAAGGAGCTGCTCGGCTGGCAGCCGAAGTACGGCGGTCGCGAAGGCTTCAAGCGCGGTCTGCTCGAGACGGCCGAATGGTTCACCAATCCTGATCACCTGAAAGGCTACAAAGCCGATCTCTACAACATATGA
- a CDS encoding LegC family aminotransferase: MIPLLIEKLRSVLPADRSFIALHEPNFQGHEWDYVKECLDTGWVSSVGKYVDLFEQQLAAYTGVHHAVAVVNGTAALHISLLLVGVEAGDEVLMPTLTFIATANAVTYCGAIPHFVDSEERTLGLDPRKLDAYLAEIAEVRGDGCFNKQTGRRIKAVVPMHTFGHPVDLDPLLDLCERYQLELVEDAAESLGSFYKGKHTGGFGRIAALSFNGNKVITTGGGGAILTNDPGLAQRAKHLTTTAKVPHKWEYNHDAVGYNYRLPNLNAALGCAQLEQLPGFLEQKRALAQHYQEALQDMAGLTFVTEPDFATSNYWLNAIVLDEAQAQLRDELLKATNEQGIMTRPFWTGMHKLPMFAQCPRMDLAVAESLERRTINIPSSTFLGGRHDEA; the protein is encoded by the coding sequence ATGATCCCTCTTCTTATCGAAAAATTGCGGTCGGTGCTGCCTGCAGACCGTTCGTTCATCGCCTTGCACGAGCCGAATTTTCAAGGCCATGAATGGGACTATGTCAAAGAATGCCTCGACACCGGCTGGGTGTCGTCGGTCGGCAAGTATGTCGATCTGTTTGAACAACAACTCGCCGCTTACACGGGCGTTCATCATGCGGTCGCCGTCGTCAACGGAACGGCCGCCCTGCACATCTCGCTCTTGCTCGTCGGCGTCGAAGCGGGGGACGAAGTGCTGATGCCGACTTTGACCTTCATCGCGACGGCGAACGCGGTGACCTACTGCGGCGCCATCCCGCATTTTGTGGACAGCGAGGAGCGCACCCTTGGACTCGACCCGCGCAAGCTGGACGCCTATCTGGCGGAGATCGCCGAGGTGCGCGGGGACGGCTGCTTCAACAAGCAGACCGGACGGAGGATCAAAGCGGTCGTGCCGATGCACACGTTCGGCCATCCTGTCGATCTCGATCCTCTGCTCGACCTGTGCGAACGCTACCAGCTGGAGCTGGTCGAGGACGCGGCCGAATCGCTCGGCTCGTTCTACAAAGGCAAACACACCGGCGGTTTCGGACGCATCGCAGCATTGTCCTTTAACGGCAACAAAGTGATCACCACCGGCGGAGGCGGGGCGATATTGACGAACGACCCCGGGCTGGCCCAACGCGCCAAGCATTTGACCACGACGGCGAAAGTGCCGCACAAGTGGGAGTACAACCACGATGCGGTCGGCTACAACTACCGCCTGCCCAACTTGAACGCGGCGCTCGGCTGTGCGCAGTTGGAGCAACTGCCCGGCTTTTTGGAGCAGAAGCGGGCGCTTGCGCAGCATTATCAGGAAGCTTTGCAAGACATGGCCGGTCTCACGTTTGTCACCGAGCCTGATTTTGCAACGAGCAATTACTGGCTGAACGCGATCGTGTTGGACGAAGCGCAGGCGCAACTGCGCGACGAACTGCTCAAGGCGACCAATGAGCAAGGCATCATGACCCGTCCGTTCTGGACGGGCATGCACAAGCTGCCGATGTTTGCGCAGTGTCCGCGCATGGACTTGGCGGTCGCGGAGAGTTTGGAGCGGCGCACGATCAACATCCCGAGCAGCACCTTTTTGGGAGGACGACATGACGAAGCGTAA
- the neuC gene encoding UDP-N-acetylglucosamine 2-epimerase yields the protein MTKRKICVVTGTRAEYGLLYWLMKEIQADPELQLQTIVTGMHLSPEFGLTYKVMEQDGFPINEKVEMLLSSDTPVGIAKSLGLATIGFADALDRLQPDVLVVLGDRYEILAAVQAALVARIPIAHLHGGELTEGAVDEAIRHAVTKMSHLHYTAAEVYRERVIRLGEAPERVLNFGAPGLDNIVRLPLLSREAFEASIDFRLGDVNLLVTYHPATLAAGGSEVAMTELLTALDSFPQAKILFTKPNSDADSRIIGYLIDEYAQAQGDRAFVATSLGQLRYLSAIKHCDAVIGNSSSGLYEVPLFKKPTVNIGDRQRGRLRPDSVIDCGESADDVTQAIRQALSPSFQEQLAHVTSPFGAGDASVKIKEHLKQVNLDGIVMKTFYEVER from the coding sequence ATGACGAAGCGTAAAATCTGCGTGGTCACCGGAACCCGCGCTGAATACGGCTTGTTGTATTGGCTGATGAAAGAGATTCAAGCCGACCCGGAGCTGCAACTGCAGACGATCGTCACCGGCATGCATCTGTCGCCAGAGTTTGGATTGACGTATAAAGTGATGGAGCAGGACGGCTTTCCGATTAACGAAAAAGTGGAAATGCTGCTGTCGAGCGACACGCCCGTAGGCATCGCCAAATCGCTGGGGCTGGCTACCATCGGTTTCGCCGATGCGCTCGATCGCTTGCAACCGGATGTGCTGGTCGTGCTCGGCGACCGCTACGAGATCTTGGCGGCGGTGCAGGCCGCACTGGTCGCACGGATTCCGATCGCGCATTTGCACGGCGGAGAGCTGACCGAAGGCGCTGTCGATGAAGCGATCCGCCATGCGGTGACCAAGATGTCGCACCTGCACTATACGGCGGCCGAAGTGTACCGCGAGCGGGTGATCCGTTTGGGCGAAGCTCCGGAGCGGGTGCTGAACTTTGGGGCGCCTGGGTTGGACAACATCGTACGGCTGCCCTTGCTCTCGCGGGAAGCGTTTGAAGCGTCGATCGATTTCCGGCTTGGCGACGTGAACTTGCTGGTCACCTATCACCCGGCGACGCTGGCGGCAGGCGGGTCGGAAGTGGCGATGACCGAGCTGCTCACGGCGCTCGACTCTTTTCCGCAAGCGAAGATCCTGTTCACCAAGCCCAATTCGGACGCGGACAGCCGGATCATCGGGTACCTGATCGATGAGTATGCCCAAGCGCAAGGCGACCGGGCATTTGTTGCCACCTCGCTCGGCCAACTGCGCTACCTCAGCGCGATCAAGCACTGCGACGCGGTGATCGGGAACTCCTCGAGTGGACTGTACGAAGTGCCTTTGTTCAAGAAGCCGACGGTCAACATCGGGGACCGGCAGCGCGGACGCCTGCGCCCAGATTCGGTGATCGACTGCGGCGAATCGGCAGACGATGTGACGCAGGCGATCCGGCAGGCATTGTCGCCGTCTTTTCAGGAGCAACTTGCCCACGTCACCTCGCCATTTGGCGCAGGGGATGCATCGGTCAAGATCAAAGAGCACCTGAAGCAAGTCAACCTGGACGGAATCGTGATGAAAACATTTTACGAGGTGGAGAGATGA
- the neuB gene encoding N-acetylneuraminate synthase, translating to MTRTYILAEAGVNHNGSLDLAKQLIDAAVEAGADAVKFQTFKTEKLVSKAAEKAEYQKETTGAQESQYEMIKKLELDEDAHRVLIEHCGRRGIQFLSTPFDMDSVDLLAGTFDLPRLKAPSGEITNAPLLLKMARTGKPIIVSTGMSTLGEVETALGVLAYGYLGGDEPSAEAFQAAYAAEAGQRMLQEKVTLLHCTTEYPTPYGDVNLRAMDAMGQAFGLPVGYSDHTQGIAVPIAAAARGAVLIEKHFTLDRTLPGPDHQASLEPDELKAMVDGIRQIEAALGVAVKVPVASELKNKPVARKSLVAARAIAKGELFTAENVTVKRPGTGKSPLYFWDVLGRTAERDYQEEDPI from the coding sequence ATGACGAGAACCTACATCCTTGCCGAAGCGGGGGTCAACCACAACGGCTCGCTCGACCTTGCCAAACAACTGATCGACGCGGCAGTCGAAGCGGGAGCGGACGCTGTCAAGTTCCAAACTTTCAAAACGGAAAAGCTCGTCTCCAAAGCCGCCGAGAAAGCGGAGTACCAGAAAGAGACGACCGGCGCACAAGAGTCGCAGTACGAGATGATCAAAAAGTTAGAGCTGGATGAAGACGCGCACCGGGTGCTGATCGAGCATTGCGGGCGGCGCGGGATTCAATTTTTGTCCACGCCGTTCGACATGGACAGCGTCGACCTGCTGGCCGGCACATTCGACCTGCCGCGCTTGAAAGCGCCGTCCGGGGAGATCACCAATGCGCCGCTGCTCCTGAAGATGGCGCGCACCGGCAAGCCGATCATCGTCTCGACCGGGATGAGCACGCTCGGCGAAGTCGAGACGGCGCTCGGGGTGCTGGCATACGGCTATCTTGGCGGGGATGAGCCTTCCGCCGAGGCGTTCCAAGCGGCCTATGCAGCGGAAGCCGGCCAACGCATGCTGCAGGAAAAAGTCACCCTGTTGCATTGCACGACCGAATATCCAACGCCTTACGGAGATGTCAACCTGCGGGCGATGGACGCGATGGGGCAGGCGTTTGGGTTGCCGGTCGGTTATTCCGATCATACCCAAGGCATCGCCGTGCCGATCGCGGCGGCGGCGCGCGGGGCGGTGCTGATCGAAAAGCACTTCACCCTCGACCGCACCTTGCCGGGGCCGGACCATCAAGCGTCACTGGAACCTGATGAGTTAAAAGCGATGGTCGACGGCATCCGCCAGATCGAAGCGGCGCTTGGCGTCGCCGTCAAAGTGCCGGTCGCGTCCGAGTTGAAGAACAAGCCGGTGGCGCGCAAGAGCCTCGTCGCGGCCCGGGCAATCGCCAAAGGGGAACTGTTCACCGCCGAGAACGTTACCGTCAAGCGGCCCGGCACCGGGAAATCGCCGCTTTACTTCTGGGACGTGCTGGGCCGAACGGCCGAACGCGACTATCAGGAAGAAGACCCGATCTAA
- a CDS encoding nucleotidyltransferase family protein, with amino-acid sequence MKNWRQILIPPSASILRAIETIDQGALQIALITDAAGRLLGTVTDGDVRRGILRGVALDRDVAEIMNTAPITASSQDTQETILATMKQRRLQQIPILDRDGLVIGVQVLADLLRAGQKDNWVVLMAGGLGTRLAPLTNETPKPLLKVGTKPLLETIMQNFIEYGFHKFYLSVNYKAEMIRDYFGDGSRFGVEIRYVHEEKRMGTAGALSLLPERPEETFFVMNGDLLTKVNFQQLLDFHHEHGATGTMCVREYDFQIPYGVVKTDKHRLQGIVEKPVEHFFVNAGIYVLEPECIDLIPQDSFYDMPSLFEQLIGRQSETSVFPIREYWMDIGQIADYERANGEFAEVFLDRG; translated from the coding sequence ATGAAAAACTGGAGACAGATTCTGATCCCCCCGTCTGCTTCCATCCTGCGCGCGATCGAGACGATCGACCAAGGGGCGTTGCAGATCGCGCTGATCACCGATGCGGCCGGCCGGCTGCTCGGCACCGTGACCGACGGCGATGTACGGCGCGGGATCTTGCGCGGCGTGGCGCTGGATCGGGACGTGGCGGAGATCATGAACACCGCGCCGATCACCGCGTCTTCGCAAGACACGCAAGAAACCATTTTGGCAACGATGAAGCAGCGCCGCCTGCAGCAGATCCCGATCCTCGACCGCGACGGTCTGGTCATCGGGGTGCAGGTGCTGGCCGACCTGCTGCGCGCCGGGCAAAAGGACAACTGGGTCGTCCTGATGGCGGGCGGTCTCGGTACACGGCTGGCACCGCTGACCAACGAAACGCCGAAGCCGCTGTTGAAAGTCGGCACGAAGCCGCTGCTCGAGACGATCATGCAGAACTTCATCGAATACGGGTTCCACAAATTCTACCTCTCCGTCAACTACAAGGCGGAGATGATCCGTGACTATTTCGGCGATGGTTCGCGCTTCGGCGTCGAGATCCGCTACGTCCACGAGGAAAAGCGCATGGGCACCGCCGGTGCTTTGTCGCTGCTGCCGGAGCGTCCGGAAGAGACTTTCTTCGTGATGAACGGGGATCTGCTGACCAAAGTCAACTTCCAGCAACTGCTCGACTTCCATCACGAGCATGGCGCGACGGGGACGATGTGTGTGCGGGAGTACGATTTCCAGATCCCGTACGGCGTGGTGAAAACGGACAAGCACCGCCTGCAAGGGATCGTCGAGAAGCCGGTCGAGCACTTCTTCGTCAATGCGGGGATCTACGTCTTAGAGCCGGAGTGCATCGACCTGATCCCGCAAGACAGCTTTTACGACATGCCGAGCCTGTTCGAGCAGCTGATCGGGCGGCAGAGCGAGACGAGCGTCTTCCCGATCCGCGAATACTGGATGGACATCGGCCAGATCGCCGATTACGAGCGGGCGAACGGCGAGTTCGCCGAGGTGTTCCTTGATCGGGGCTAA